One Nicotiana tomentosiformis chromosome 1, ASM39032v3, whole genome shotgun sequence genomic window, agaacaaaggaggagatactcagaaaatcgaatggaaatgctgagaggaagcaatgcaatgtatagctaattgtatgttgagttcttgtATCTTCCTTCAACATTGCTGCTCATTTATATAGCaaccaagaaggagtgcaagaccaaaacgtccacccttcatggtggagcaagcattaagtgtttgtggagcaagcacttcatggtgtgtggagcaagcacttcatggtgggaagaccattatccggctgccaattatcaatacacggattggaaaatatccgttacaaatacggataatcttacgttaatatttactattaacaaataaatttggtccaaaaaattaatcaatcaatcgatcatttgaccaaatccaaatccgaatccgaatccgaatccgaatccgaatccgaatccgaatccgtagccgtagccgtagccgtagccgtagccgtagccgtagccgtagccgtagccgtagccgaagccgagccgagcgagcgagcgacgacgacggcgcgaggcttgctttcttcttaactctttaagagctacaagaagagcaatcatatatatacccaccaaaaatgtcttccacttccaatatgggacaatgtcttattgttaagagggggaaacttaaaattttactcaaaatttcattttccctccatttcccattcaccctcattttaagaatattacatcttaaaataaaacctcaacaaaaaAATCATCGCTGGCTAGTGTTGAAACTTCCGAATCATCAATGGCAAAGAGCACAGTGGAAAAGTTCGCCATCACCGGCGACGGAGACCACCGATGAACACCACAATTATTTCTTCCGCATCACCTTTCTaagtagaaaataaaaaaatacaaaaaaaaaaatctagcagttcaagtcaaatcaggTGAAGCTCTGAAACTGAAACAGAATCTGATAGTCAAAGCAAAAAAGTAAAAATGGAAGCGGGAGACGAAGCACTAGAAATGGTGGACTCAAAGGATTTGCAGCAGCAAAGCAAAGCCCTTGATAAGCTCACTGACCATGTCGAAGATCGTCAGCTCGATTCCTCCCGTGTTCAAACGGCTATGGCTTCAATTTATGCATCCAAAGAAGCTGATCTTCAAGCTATGAGGATGAGGGAAAAGGAACTAGCTGCTGTTAAGATCAATGCTGTTGATATTGATATAATTGCAAATGAACTGGAGGTGGACAAGAAGGTTGTTGAAAGGACTTTGAGAGAGCATAAAGGTGATGATATAGCTGCAATAAGGCATTTGCTGAATTAGTGTAATGCAGAAGATAAAGAGAATCAGTACCAGAAATTTTTGTTTTCATTCTGAAATGTATTAACAAAGAGACtatcaaaaaaaataaattaggtGAAAAATACCAAAAGGGGCATGGATACGAAGAGTAAAAACAAGGAAGAAAGATATGAGGTGCTCGAATCTAATTTGTAATGGTGTGTGGGTGCCCAAATCAATTGCTTGGTTTGTGAAAATTATTAGATTTTGAAGTGATTGCAACTTCCTCTCCCACTTTCAATCCCTCGGAAATTTGTGGTAAAAATTCACAAATCcttctttttattctttgttTACAATGAGGTAGAGGTAAGAAAAAAACAAGCTTTTGAAGAAAAAAACAAGCTTTTGATGTTTGCTAGTATCTCTGTTGTGGTTCGGTGGTGAGGTTTTAACGGAGAAGGTGACTGAATATTAAAATGGTGTTCGAGGGTGAAGAAGGTGAAAATGGTGGCCATTCTgcctttaaaaaaataaaaataaaataatgtggTATATTTTATCTGAATGTGGCATATTTTATATGATGTGGATATTAATATCAGCGTGATTGAGCAACACGCGGGTCAGAGGGATATAAGATAGTGTGTTTTAGCAACTATAAGTGTCGAGATGAAACTCTATCGAGTGCAGGGACAAGGATGACAAACCAGAACAAGTACAATGGTCTACGAGGCTATTCTGCCATATTATAAAGCAGGGACTAGAAATGGTGATGCGGCAATCTCCATGAGCAgaattcatatttttctttttttagaatTTTGACTTTTTGCCCCTATTTCTCTAATTAAGTACCGTTTAAAATTAGAATCAACCAACGGTTAAGTATGAACAGTCACAACCTTTAAAGACACACATTCCAGTAATTAgtttccttctttaaataatatCATCAAAGATAGAATGAAAATAGAATTGTAACCTCCATTCCATGCACCCATTTACTTATTCTTTAAGACTTTAACCTCTCCGCCCGATCACCTCTCTGAATATGCCATTAACTACAACCGCATGCAATTTTTTCCTCATTGTTTTCAGAAGTTACCTTTATTGCAAAATCTTCCTCATTTCTACCACTTATGTTACCACAGTAACCTCCCTCTCTTCGAACCAAGAAGGCTTCTATTCATACCACCGATTCAATGTGATGTCCCAACAAACTTAAAAAATTAGGCTGCCTTTTTATACTTAATGATTGATTGAGGATTACAGACTTATAGTACTCCATGAATTAAAATATCGCCATAACGGAATTGTCGAGAAATTATATTTAACGAGATGTGGGGGTTGCAACATTATAACATTGTTAATAGTGATAAGATGCAGAAGAAGATGTAGATCCATATGGAGGATTGTTTAATAGTGAACAACCTTTATTTCTTACAAGTTACAACTAAAGAAAAACTTGAAAATCAATTACGTATAATTATATCTTAAGGATGAGTAGTTTTTCTCAAGAGTTTCTTCAAATCAAGCAGATATGGATATTACACATTACAAGCTCTGAAGGTGAGTTTTTTcttcttaaaaataatatttatgttgTGTTATTTGTTACAATTAAGGTACTTTCTAGATTGAAATTTATGTTAGAAAACTAATATTGGAAGGCAGGGAAATGTTTGTTTTGGTTATAGTGCTGATAATAGTATAACTAAGACAGAATGAATTTTAGAGTTAGCAAATTGAATAAGAATTTTGATACCATGGGGTTGCAAGAAAAACCTTCCAAGTCTCATGGTTTTGAGAAGTTATCTGCTATTCTATCCCTTTTGCAACGGTCTTGCTGTTATCTATCAAGCACAATGTGAATCTAGAAATACAACTTTATGATTTGACTTTATAGGATTACCATTTttatgctatatatatatatatatatatatatatatatatatatattttatttgaagaaaaaaaaggcaAGAAAGAATACTATGGTCTCAACCAATTTCGAAATGGGAACGTGAAGCTTGTGAAGCCTCTCTCACTATATGGTATATTTGTTTAGTTATAATATCTTTCATTGCTTAGTGGCTAAAATGAGAAGTAAAAGCTGTAGAAAGATTCTAAAATACTGTGAAGTtactatttttaatttttgaaatgcTGTGAAAttactatttttattatataagtGTATCAATTTATTAAATGTGCTGGTTAATAGTTGTTGCACTTGGCAATTGGCATTCGATTTCTAAATGATGAGAAAAATACGaacaagatttttgtaaaattcatTTAGCAATGATTAGCTTCCCTTAATTTTTTGGCCTCTTAAACTTCCACGGAAACAATATGTAACTGAAAAAATGGCCGAAGCAGCAAGTACGTGCCTCTTCATTTTGCAGCAGAGTTTAAATAAAATCGATTTAACatcctattccaatttccattaaaatttataattagaACTATTATCATTCATACAATTGATTCTGCTTTTTGATAAGTTTTTCCCTCAAATTGAGAGAACTGCTCTTTGAAAATTCTGTAGTTAtgaaactacaaaaaaaaaagtactcAATGCTTTATTTGTTTTAATTTGCTTTTCTGTCTGATTGTTTTGTATGTAATTTTTGATTAAGAAttcgatttttattttttaaaagcaATTACACAATTGTCTATGCCCCAGGTTGGGCACCTGAGCCAATAACAACTGCCACTCCTTCTACACGTGTTGAACCTTGGCTATGATTATTTTCTTTATATCAAGTAAAAAGTAGAAAAGTTTAGATATGACATGTAAAAGTAGATGGTAGAAAAAGATTATCTAAtgaaagaaactatttttttacATTCATAATTGAGAAAATAGTTATCTAATTAGAGTCAAATTGAAAATGATAGCACACATACCACTTACTGAGAACTAAGTGAAAAATGTTATGTGACTTTTTCCTTCGTTTTACTGCTTGTAGTTTTggttattttagaaattatttagaTAAGTGTGGAACGATTGAAAATATGTCTATTCTGTCGTGATTTACTATAATTATAGAAGCTTTTTCAGTAAGGCATTATTAATTAATAATACTTTCAAGATTTACTTAAAAGGAGATTTGATTAGTTTAGATATAATTTTTGTAGATGAAAATTAGTTTAAGTGATTGTCATGTTGCTTATTTTTCTATATGGTCTAATTTATAAAATGATCACTTGTTAAATATTTGTTTAATGACCGCGCGAAGCGCGGATAAATTAATTAGttagaaaacaaaagaaaaagaaaacaaaaggaaaaggaaaatgaTGGCAAAACAAGTGTTGGACGAAATAGAGACTTAGCAACCAATTTGCACTGCAAATTGCAAAGTGCAAATTGCATATTGAAATCCAATCTTTTGATCGGTTAATATAGGCGGCCGTTCTTTCTATACAGGGGAGCTTCGTCTCACATTCTAACACACCAATTTCATAGAAACATATCTGAGAGTTAAGGAGCAGTTTAAGGTATTCACAGACCGTGTAATTTATAAGACAAAATAAAGAATTTGAACAATATCATAGTAAAATGTgtaatgttttttttaaaaaagtgttATTTTCTTGAGTATGTACTGATTCTTGGAATATTTACCCGGGATTACAAATATAAAATTTCTCATTTTAGTGGATTACTTTGCTCCTCTTGAGctcatgatttttttttttccataTTCAAAAGGATTTCCCAAGTTAAAATCCTTGTGTCCTTGttgttctttttattcttgttgaTTGTTGCATTatggtgctacgttattattttACTGTTATTACCGTGAATATAATTTTTATGGACCGTTATTCCCAACAAGTGGTATTAGAGCGCAAATTCTGCTCATTCACCGAATATCATTCACGGTTGGTAATACCATActcaatttaaaaaaatatttggagtaAAGTACAAGGTAGCAAAATTCAACAGAGACAATTTCTCAACATGGAAAACAAAGGATGAGAGATTTGCTCATCCAACAAGGTTACACAAGATACTAGACGGCGATGCCGAGAAGTTAGAATCCATGAAACCACAAGACTAGAGGACATGAATGAAAAGGTTGCTAATGCAATCCGATGACACTTATTAGATGATGTTTCCAATAACATCACTAATAAGGAGAGTGCATATGGCATTTGGACTAGGCTGTAAAGTCTTTATATGTTCAAGATGCTGGCAAATAAATTATACTTGAAGAAGTAGTTGTACGTCCTATATACGGGTGAAGGTAGAAATTTTCTGTCACATTTAAATATATTTAACAAACTAATTACGTAGCTTGCCAACCTCGGAGTAATGATCGAGGAGGAAGATAAAACTATCTTGCTCCTGAAATCGCTGCCATCCTCCTATGATAATTTGGCAACCACCCTGCATAGTGAAACCACAATTAAGTTAAAGGATGTCATATTAGTGATTCTATTCAATGAGAAGATGAGGAAGAAGCTTGAAAATCAAGGACATACTTTCATCCTAGAAGGTAAAGGCGGGAGTTACCAAAAGGGATCAAGCAATAATGGTAGATCTAGAGGTCGTGGGAAGTCCAAGAATCGATCCAAGTCAAGAGCGAGAAATTTCTACTTCTGCGGTCAACctggtcacttcaaaagagattagTCTTTGTATAATAGGGATGCGCCGGACCGCCGACGACCACACCCCAGGTAAAGTTAGTGAGTCGTGTAATAGGCGATCATTTCGTGCGGTTCGGGGGGCACTTGAGTCAGCCGCCGGCACCCGACAACGTCTTGACCCCCATCTAATTTCTGGGTCAATTCCCCCTTCGTACTACAAAAAAATGAGATTCTTGCCGAATCCGAGTTTGCTGCTCCAACCATTACCAAATTAATACCTATTCCGTTTAGTACTTCAGATTGTTAAAAGAGGAAAGCCGGTCTTGCACACTAGGACATGAGTGAACCTAGGCTCTTCAAGACCAGCCTTTCACTCCTAAGAAGTCGGAATAAGAGTCAATCGATGGCTGAAATTTCTTAGAAAGGTTGTCTAATGCCTTATCTCTGCTGGATTCCATCTCACTCTCTTTCGGTCCGAAGCCGATAGGAAGTGAAAGTTACTGAGGTAAGTTCTAATAGAACTAGGTTCCGGGTATTCCTACTATTTTTTCTTATAGGTTAATCTTTGAACTCAACATTAAAGCACTGGAAGAGAATCTCTATCCTCTTTCCAAAAGAACGGGGATTTAGGTCTATTGCTTATGTCCGATTTGCTGAGGCTAGCTGCCCAAATCTAAGAAAGGACAATGGCGAGAGCATTGGTTAAAAACAAATAACAACAACACAATCACTACAATGCAAAATAATGATATTGTAGTTCTCTTTGCAAATAAGGAAGATAATTGCATGCACTTGGCAGGTCCAAAGACGAAAAAGATCGTTTGATACAGGTAAGTGATCTATTTTGATCTATTTTGCAAAATATTAaaccatgccacaccggtaagtGATCTATTTTGCAAGTATATAGAAGGTGATTTTGGCACTGTAAGTATAAGATTTCTCATGGATCTATCCCAGTTTTAGGGTTAaccaaagaaaaataagttagTTACATGAGTTTCAAACTGAAATTTGGCGGATGAATAATCCATTTATTTAGTTTTATCTTTTTTTTCACCTTCAAAAGAATAAATCATAGGCATTTCTACTAGTGTTAGAATTTTATGAAAGGTAACTATCTCGGTTTCATATATAAATTTATACTAGTTACTCAAAAATTATGGGGATTAGTGACATTTATAGGCAGACAAATGGATATAAATGTCGGATACACATTTATCCTAAATGACGTATGCCATGTACCTGAATGGTGGATGAACTTGGTCTCGGAAAGTGCTTTGATCCGAGATGGATACACGAGTTATTTTGCAAATTAAAAGTGGAGATTCACTAAGGGATTATTGGTGTTTACAAAGGAAGTAGCTCGTGGCAGTTATATAAAACAAATGCAAAAATATGCTGAGATGAATTGAATGAGGCTCAATATGATATTTTTGCAAATTTGTGGCAGAGAAAAATGTGTCATATGAGCGAGAAACGATTACATATTCTTACCAAAAGATTACTCAAACTCTTTTGCCAAAGGTAAGATAGTAAAATCTTGTAACTATTATTTATTTGATAAGCAACACATAGTCTCATTTCAAATACCATCTGAAAGAAactgaatatacttgatttggtatattttaATATTTGTGGTCCAACGGAGATAGAATTGGTGGGCGGTcatcatatttttttattttttattgatgATACTTCACGAAAGTtgtgggtttatattttgaaaatataagATCAGGTGTTTTAAGCTTTCTAGAAGTTTCACGTTGTGGGAGAAGGAATACATGCCGAAAGCTAATAATTTTCCAAACCGACAGAGGTGAGTGTAATTCAAGAGAATTTGAAGAGTATTGGTCGAACCAAGGGATCAGCAATAAAAATACAGTTCCTGCAACCCCACAACACATTAGTGTAGCTGAGAAGATGAATCACGTCGTTGTTGAAAATGTGAGAAGTATGCATAATAGCTAAGATACCTAGGTTATTTATGGGGTGGAGCAGTTCAGACAGCATGTTACCTGATTAATCGGAGTTCGTCGGTTCCATTGGGGTTTGATATCCGACAAAGAGTTTGGACCAATACAGAGATATCTTATTCCAATTTGAAGGTGTTTGATTTTAGAGCTGTTGCACAGGTACCAAAGGAGTAGAGAACAAAGATGGATGATAAATCTATTCCCTACATATTTATCAGATATGGAGATAAAGGGTTTAGGTACAAATTTTGGAATCCTATAATGAAGGTCATCAAAAGCAGAGATGTAATCTTCCAAAAAGGTAAAGTTGAAACTTCTAGTAATTAGTCAGAAAAGGCAAAGTAAAAGAATGGTGTAGTCCCTAGCTCTGTTTCCATTCTTTCTACTTCTAATAATCCCACAAGTACAGAAAGTACAACAAACGAGGTTTCCGAGCAGGGAAAGCAACCCGATGAGGTTATTgagtgataagtagggattttgaccgcttatttgctctcttttacttatgttttagctcaaaaattcttaaaggtattcccgagaactaatgaaatgtgctttaaAGCAGAaatattgggaaacgagccaaaaaagtaaaaatcaactcaaaaaggagtaaaattggacgAGAACCAAAACAAGGTAAAAAGGgctacagtgcggaccgcacaatactgtgtgcggttGCAAACTCTGAAGAGGCACTAATGGAATCCATTCACAGAGTGCGGTCctcacaattattgtgcggccgcagaagactagattcagagacCTCTAATTTTGGGTGCTTGAAGATGTGTGGACCACATCATTATTGTGCGCTCGCAAGATGCCAAAATGCGACCGCACTCAAAAATGTAcgggccgcagagtgaagccctgatccagtccaagagcaagagtgtggccgcactcagaaatgtgctgTCTGCAAAATTAGAAAAAGTGGGGCCGCATCTCACTTTTGTGCGACTGCAGAAAGTCATACCCACCAGTCagtctcaaagtgcggaccgcacacagaattgtgcagccgcacaaccttcgcaggggcaactttgtcagatattttcagctgggTATAAATATATCTTTTTATCATATTTAGGTTAAGTTGGGTGCATCTGAACACTCAGAGCagtttttatttactgtattgggcaactttgtactagtttagcatttaaacattagattttctttctttaatcaatcattatgcattttatcttagtttcttctttaatttcttcattgtccatgagtagctaaacccttagctagagttgtgacccaaccctagtatgggtacttaatagGTGATTGATTTATGGCTTATTTGTGATTGGGTATATGaattttagcctagttcttgcttgaatttgagaattgattgTTGCAAATatcgattcatgcctaattgacttagtctatacttgagaaagtgagactaagtctagaaaaaatTGGCTAACAaaaattgggatgaactcaagaaatttaTAGCCacaattaaagggtcgaatctagagatagtaagacccgacctgagcatttatcacttgtttcgtgagatacccatttggacttgagaaagcataattgggcaaaatcactcaaactaccgagaggtatagagtgagtaattacgtgtgattgctatattgtatctcGATCAACCAAATATACCCTAAAGCTGTACATCCGTTAGGTAACCGACTAGGCGGAAGTTGCAACCCTAGATgttttataacttgaaaaacaaccaaacccaaaaacattgtctcttagctttacaattacaagcagtagcgtaaaagtagaagtagaaacaacaattgaaaatgtggaagtgtaattttaggtacgtcatacattcacactaggtatataTCTAATCCAACATCAAGTTCCCTGTGGAATAGACCTCGACTCACGTTGGGTGTTTAATATTGCATCGACCGTCTCacaacctaaattagtggtgtgagtttgggcgacatcaatttttggtgccgttgtcggggagctaaaaacagatttagctatatatttggttttgtgtgtgacaTGTCCTCTTTTCCTTCCAGGTTACTAACCTTTTTGTTAATCGATTATAGGTACAAAAAAAAATGGCTCTAAataatgatcctctcggaaacatgcctttgggggatatagacgtggaagatgacccagTTGAAGAGGTCCCTCTtaaacctcaagcaaatagacgaggccgaccgcctcaagacaacattCCCGTTTCTCCCCCAAATctaccaagagcggctccacaccgagtgttgccgaatgaagggtacgcAAGTGCCATAGTACCGCCCCGTATTAGgtcgggcaacttccaaatcacaaatgttatgcttacactgcttgagaaacggggattcttcaccggggctccgaatcaaaatgcgtataAGCACGTGAAAGGATTTGTGAACACCTGCTGGGGTAGTAAATATACCAACGTTTctgaggatgctttaaggttaaGACTATTTTCCttttctctacgggggaaagccttggactggttagaaagattgccaaaccattctatccatacatgggatgaattggcagaAAGTTTCATTGGCAAATTCTTTTCTCCtaggcatatggctactcttagagacgagattctagtaTTCAAATAAGAATCTAATAAGCCTTTgcatgagatatgggagaggtaccgcacTATGctgaaagagtgcccgaataatgacatgaccgaagctatgattcaacaaaccttctacagggggatcaatactactaATCAATgcatggtcaaccaacttgccggtgaaaatttcatgacaacaccataagCCGAAGCTTGCGAAATCTTAAATGAAATGGCGGATACCTCATccgcatggcaaagtagagcaaatgttcctcaaggtgattcaaatgtgattcacctacacaaagaattgcacgatcatgggcaagcaattgccgagttgaccactatAATGAATAAattggccaaagctcaacttcaacaggttcaaggtcctaagcaagtaaatgcaatggaagttgtcaatatgatggtgaacaagcgaaggcaaaaAGTGTTAAAGTGCAAAACCGTGTAGAACAATTTGTGTAAGATGATAGTGGGCTTGACCAAGATGAATCATAtaatgagcaagaggaagaagtgcaatatgtaAAAAGGAACAACTcacaaggcccgaatcaacaatggagatctcaaggaaatcaaggaaattggaacaatcaaaaccatcaaggcaattggagtggtggtacaaataatcaaggtaattggaacaataacaataatcaaggtaattggaacaaggcaaacaaggcaattggggtggcaacaatcaaggatattggggaggctacaaccaagggggttggaacgataaccaagggaatcgggggccgggctctcaaaggcccccgatgtatcaacaaccaaacaacccgcctccttatccatatcaaggttctagttcttccaacaatgagatgggacagattgaaaatatgttcaaacaaatgatgaagaAAAATGACGACTctgatgctcaattagcctctcacaacacttcaatccgcaatttggaagttcaattggggaaaatcttgcaagctttaaacactcgtcctaagagggcactacctagtgatacggtggtgaacccgaagggtggaataaacacgggacatgccatggccataacaacaaggagtggaagaggtggagatgaaaccacctcaaatcaaagaagaattgtggatgatgatgtagtggttcaagaagatgagattccaagcaatgtggttcaatcTAATGAAGAGGTGAAATTTGATATTGATGAGAGTGCGGAGTAgacccaagaagaagtgaacccgtctagggaacacgtgattgacataccagaaccggtagtgccaaaggacaaggcaccaatgccaaggcctcctcctccataccctcaaaggctcgcctAGC contains:
- the LOC104101898 gene encoding uncharacterized protein, whose amino-acid sequence is MEAGDEALEMVDSKDLQQQSKALDKLTDHVEDRQLDSSRVQTAMASIYASKEADLQAMRMREKELAAVKINAVDIDIIANELEVDKKVVERTLREHKGDDIAAIRHLLN